A region from the Canis aureus isolate CA01 chromosome 8, VMU_Caureus_v.1.0, whole genome shotgun sequence genome encodes:
- the SNX8 gene encoding sorting nexin-8 isoform X12, with protein sequence MTGGVMDRLSAEAGAAPVVAAAEAEADEEADPPAAGLPTPQISERRDPYPNRMQMPQGNPLLLSYTLQELLARDTVQVELIPEKKGLFLKHVEYEVSSQGGRSAQGVKGSACWCLSLGRSLGHSFYPGPRSPEVPQQRDMPGFMVFFLCLSQGARFLGSDWLLSPSSVLYKQYSIFNFVACAHVSCELIQESQRFQSSVYRRYNDFVVFHEMLLHRFPYRMVPALPPKRVLGADREFIESRRRALRRFINLVARHPPFSEDVALRLFLSFSGPDVQNKLKESTQCVGDEFMNCKLAPRAKDFLPADIQTQFAVSRELIRNIYNSFYKLRDRAERIASRAIDNAADLLVFGKELSALGSDTTPLPSWAALNSSTWGSLKQALKGLSVEFALLADKAAQQGKQEENDVVEKLNLFLDLLQSYKDLCERHEKGVLHKHQRALHKYSLMKRQMMSAAVQSREPDSVEQLESRIVEQENAIQTMELRSYFSLYCLHQEMQLVHVYLPLTSHILGAFVNSQIQGHKEMSKVWNDLKPKLNCLFAGPNSSLTLPRSPQDGVSPH encoded by the exons GCTTGCCAACGCCCCAGATCAGCGAGCGGAGGGACCCATACCCCAATCGAATGCAGATGCCTCAGGGGAACCCGCTGCTGTTGTCATATACCCTGCAGGAGCTGCTGGCCAGGGACACCGTGCAGGTGGAGCTCATTCCTGAGAAGAAGGGCCTCTTCCTGAAGCATGTGGAATATGAGGTTTCCAGCCAG GGAGGCCGCTCTGCCCAAGGTGTGAAGGGCTCTGCCTGCTGGTGCTTAAGCCTGGGCCGCAGCCTGGGCCACTCGTTCTATCCTGGACCCCGCTCACCAGAGGTTCCACAGCAGAGGGACATGCCTGGCTTCATGGTTTTCTTt CTCTGCCTTTCCCAGGGCGCCCGGTTCTTGGgatcagactggcttctttcaccaaGCAGTGTTCTTTACAAGCAGTACAGCATATTTAATTTCGTTGCTTGTGCACATGTATCGTGTGAACTCATACAGGAGAGCCAG CGCTTCCAATCCTCCGTGTATAGACGGTACAACGACTTTGTGGTTTTCCATGAGATGCTGCTGCACAGGTTCCCATACCGCATGGTGCCAGCCCTTCCGCCCAAGAGAGTCCTGGGAG CCGACCGGGAGTTCATTGAGTCCCGGCGAAGGGCGTTGAGGCGCTTCATTAACCTGGTGGCCCGGCACCCCCCATTCTCTGAGGACGTGGCTCTCAGGCTGTTCCTGTCCTTTAGTGGCCCT GACGTGCAGAACAAGTTAAAGGAATCCACTCAGTGTGTTGGAGATGAATTCATGAACTGTAAGCTGGCTCCTCGGGCCAAG GACTTCCTCCCGGCTGACATCCAGACTCAGTTTGCCGTCAGCCGGGAGCTCATCCGGAACATCTACAACAGCTTCTACAAGCTTCGAGATCGGGCCGAGCGGATTGCATCGAGGGCCATTGACAATGCTGCTGACCTTCTCGTATTTGGGAAGGAGCTGAG tgcTTTGGGGTCTGACACAACCCCACTCCCGTCCTGGGCCGCTCTGAACAGCAGCACGTGGGGGTCCCTTAAACAGGCACTGAAAGGCCTGTCTGTTGAATTTGCGCTGCTTGCCGACAAGGCTGCCCAGCAG GGCAAACAGGAGGAGAATGATGTGGTGGAGAAACTAAACCTCTTCTTGGATCTGCTCCAGTCCTATAAA GACCTTTGTGAGCGGCATGAGAAGGGTGTGCTACATAAGCACCAGCGTGCCCTACACAAGTACAGCTTGATGAAGAGGCAGATGATGAGCGCTGCTGTGCAGAGCCGGGAGCCTGACTCTGTGGAGCAGCTGGAGTCCCGCATTGTGGAG CAGGAGAATGCCATCCAGACCATGGAGCTCCGGAGCTACTTCTCCCTGTACTGTCTGCACCAGGAGATGCAGCTGGTCCACGTCTACTTGCCTCTCACGTCCCACATTCTCGGTGCCTTTGTCAACTCTCAGATCCAAGGGCACAAGGAG atGAGCAAAGTGTGGAACGACCTGAAGCCCAAGCTAAACTGCCTCTTCGCTGGACCCAACAGCTCCCTAACCCTGCCGAGGTCCCCGCAGGACGGCGTGTCTCCTCACTAG
- the SNX8 gene encoding sorting nexin-8 isoform X7, with product MTGGVMDRLSAEAGAAPVVAAAEAEADEEADPPAADREADAQRSHHWARTGERDSHAGLPTPQISERRDPYPNRMQMPQGNPLLLSYTLQELLARDTVQVELIPEKKGLFLKHVEYEVSSQGGRSAQGVKGSACWCLSLGRSLGHSFYPGPRSPEVPQQRDMPGFMVFFLCLSQGARFLGSDWLLSPSSVLYKQYSIFNFVACAHVSCELIQESQRFQSSVYRRYNDFVVFHEMLLHRFPYRMVPALPPKRVLGADREFIESRRRALRRFINLVARHPPFSEDVALRLFLSFSGPDVQNKLKESTQCVGDEFMNCKLAPRAKDFLPADIQTQFAVSRELIRNIYNSFYKLRDRAERIASRAIDNAADLLVFGKELSALGSDTTPLPSWAALNSSTWGSLKQALKGLSVEFALLADKAAQQGKQEENDVVEKLNLFLDLLQSYKDLCERHEKGVLHKHQRALHKYSLMKRQMMSAAVQSREPDSVEQLESRIVEQENAIQTMELRSYFSLYCLHQEMQLVHVYLPLTSHILGAFVNSQIQGHKEMSKVWNDLKPKLNCLFAGPNSSLTLPRSPQDGVSPH from the exons GCTTGCCAACGCCCCAGATCAGCGAGCGGAGGGACCCATACCCCAATCGAATGCAGATGCCTCAGGGGAACCCGCTGCTGTTGTCATATACCCTGCAGGAGCTGCTGGCCAGGGACACCGTGCAGGTGGAGCTCATTCCTGAGAAGAAGGGCCTCTTCCTGAAGCATGTGGAATATGAGGTTTCCAGCCAG GGAGGCCGCTCTGCCCAAGGTGTGAAGGGCTCTGCCTGCTGGTGCTTAAGCCTGGGCCGCAGCCTGGGCCACTCGTTCTATCCTGGACCCCGCTCACCAGAGGTTCCACAGCAGAGGGACATGCCTGGCTTCATGGTTTTCTTt CTCTGCCTTTCCCAGGGCGCCCGGTTCTTGGgatcagactggcttctttcaccaaGCAGTGTTCTTTACAAGCAGTACAGCATATTTAATTTCGTTGCTTGTGCACATGTATCGTGTGAACTCATACAGGAGAGCCAG CGCTTCCAATCCTCCGTGTATAGACGGTACAACGACTTTGTGGTTTTCCATGAGATGCTGCTGCACAGGTTCCCATACCGCATGGTGCCAGCCCTTCCGCCCAAGAGAGTCCTGGGAG CCGACCGGGAGTTCATTGAGTCCCGGCGAAGGGCGTTGAGGCGCTTCATTAACCTGGTGGCCCGGCACCCCCCATTCTCTGAGGACGTGGCTCTCAGGCTGTTCCTGTCCTTTAGTGGCCCT GACGTGCAGAACAAGTTAAAGGAATCCACTCAGTGTGTTGGAGATGAATTCATGAACTGTAAGCTGGCTCCTCGGGCCAAG GACTTCCTCCCGGCTGACATCCAGACTCAGTTTGCCGTCAGCCGGGAGCTCATCCGGAACATCTACAACAGCTTCTACAAGCTTCGAGATCGGGCCGAGCGGATTGCATCGAGGGCCATTGACAATGCTGCTGACCTTCTCGTATTTGGGAAGGAGCTGAG tgcTTTGGGGTCTGACACAACCCCACTCCCGTCCTGGGCCGCTCTGAACAGCAGCACGTGGGGGTCCCTTAAACAGGCACTGAAAGGCCTGTCTGTTGAATTTGCGCTGCTTGCCGACAAGGCTGCCCAGCAG GGCAAACAGGAGGAGAATGATGTGGTGGAGAAACTAAACCTCTTCTTGGATCTGCTCCAGTCCTATAAA GACCTTTGTGAGCGGCATGAGAAGGGTGTGCTACATAAGCACCAGCGTGCCCTACACAAGTACAGCTTGATGAAGAGGCAGATGATGAGCGCTGCTGTGCAGAGCCGGGAGCCTGACTCTGTGGAGCAGCTGGAGTCCCGCATTGTGGAG CAGGAGAATGCCATCCAGACCATGGAGCTCCGGAGCTACTTCTCCCTGTACTGTCTGCACCAGGAGATGCAGCTGGTCCACGTCTACTTGCCTCTCACGTCCCACATTCTCGGTGCCTTTGTCAACTCTCAGATCCAAGGGCACAAGGAG atGAGCAAAGTGTGGAACGACCTGAAGCCCAAGCTAAACTGCCTCTTCGCTGGACCCAACAGCTCCCTAACCCTGCCGAGGTCCCCGCAGGACGGCGTGTCTCCTCACTAG
- the SNX8 gene encoding sorting nexin-8 isoform X17: MTGGVMDRLSAEAGAAPVVAAAEAEADEEADPPAAGLPTPQISERRDPYPNRMQMPQGNPLLLSYTLQELLARDTVQVELIPEKKGLFLKHVEYEVSSQRFQSSVYRRYNDFVVFHEMLLHRFPYRMVPALPPKRVLGADREFIESRRRALRRFINLVARHPPFSEDVALRLFLSFSGPDVQNKLKESTQCVGDEFMNCKLAPRAKDFLPADIQTQFAVSRELIRNIYNSFYKLRDRAERIASRAIDNAADLLVFGKELSALGSDTTPLPSWAALNSSTWGSLKQALKGLSVEFALLADKAAQQGKQEENDVVEKLNLFLDLLQSYKDLCERHEKGVLHKHQRALHKYSLMKRQMMSAAVQSREPDSVEQLESRIVEQENAIQTMELRSYFSLYCLHQEMQLVHVYLPLTSHILGAFVNSQIQGHKEMSKVWNDLKPKLNCLFAGPNSSLTLPRSPQDGVSPH, from the exons GCTTGCCAACGCCCCAGATCAGCGAGCGGAGGGACCCATACCCCAATCGAATGCAGATGCCTCAGGGGAACCCGCTGCTGTTGTCATATACCCTGCAGGAGCTGCTGGCCAGGGACACCGTGCAGGTGGAGCTCATTCCTGAGAAGAAGGGCCTCTTCCTGAAGCATGTGGAATATGAGGTTTCCAGCCAG CGCTTCCAATCCTCCGTGTATAGACGGTACAACGACTTTGTGGTTTTCCATGAGATGCTGCTGCACAGGTTCCCATACCGCATGGTGCCAGCCCTTCCGCCCAAGAGAGTCCTGGGAG CCGACCGGGAGTTCATTGAGTCCCGGCGAAGGGCGTTGAGGCGCTTCATTAACCTGGTGGCCCGGCACCCCCCATTCTCTGAGGACGTGGCTCTCAGGCTGTTCCTGTCCTTTAGTGGCCCT GACGTGCAGAACAAGTTAAAGGAATCCACTCAGTGTGTTGGAGATGAATTCATGAACTGTAAGCTGGCTCCTCGGGCCAAG GACTTCCTCCCGGCTGACATCCAGACTCAGTTTGCCGTCAGCCGGGAGCTCATCCGGAACATCTACAACAGCTTCTACAAGCTTCGAGATCGGGCCGAGCGGATTGCATCGAGGGCCATTGACAATGCTGCTGACCTTCTCGTATTTGGGAAGGAGCTGAG tgcTTTGGGGTCTGACACAACCCCACTCCCGTCCTGGGCCGCTCTGAACAGCAGCACGTGGGGGTCCCTTAAACAGGCACTGAAAGGCCTGTCTGTTGAATTTGCGCTGCTTGCCGACAAGGCTGCCCAGCAG GGCAAACAGGAGGAGAATGATGTGGTGGAGAAACTAAACCTCTTCTTGGATCTGCTCCAGTCCTATAAA GACCTTTGTGAGCGGCATGAGAAGGGTGTGCTACATAAGCACCAGCGTGCCCTACACAAGTACAGCTTGATGAAGAGGCAGATGATGAGCGCTGCTGTGCAGAGCCGGGAGCCTGACTCTGTGGAGCAGCTGGAGTCCCGCATTGTGGAG CAGGAGAATGCCATCCAGACCATGGAGCTCCGGAGCTACTTCTCCCTGTACTGTCTGCACCAGGAGATGCAGCTGGTCCACGTCTACTTGCCTCTCACGTCCCACATTCTCGGTGCCTTTGTCAACTCTCAGATCCAAGGGCACAAGGAG atGAGCAAAGTGTGGAACGACCTGAAGCCCAAGCTAAACTGCCTCTTCGCTGGACCCAACAGCTCCCTAACCCTGCCGAGGTCCCCGCAGGACGGCGTGTCTCCTCACTAG
- the SNX8 gene encoding sorting nexin-8 isoform X15, with amino-acid sequence MQMPQGNPLLLSYTLQELLARDTVQVELIPEKKGLFLKHVEYEVSSQGGRSAQGVKGSACWCLSLGRSLGHSFYPGPRSPEVPQQRDMPGFMVFFLCLSQGARFLGSDWLLSPSSVLYKQYSIFNFVACAHVSCELIQESQRFQSSVYRRYNDFVVFHEMLLHRFPYRMVPALPPKRVLGADREFIESRRRALRRFINLVARHPPFSEDVALRLFLSFSGPDVQNKLKESTQCVGDEFMNCKLAPRAKDFLPADIQTQFAVSRELIRNIYNSFYKLRDRAERIASRAIDNAADLLVFGKELSALGSDTTPLPSWAALNSSTWGSLKQALKGLSVEFALLADKAAQQGKQEENDVVEKLNLFLDLLQSYKDLCERHEKGVLHKHQRALHKYSLMKRQMMSAAVQSREPDSVEQLESRIVEQENAIQTMELRSYFSLYCLHQEMQLVHVYLPLTSHILGAFVNSQIQGHKEMSKVWNDLKPKLNCLFAGPNSSLTLPRSPQDGVSPH; translated from the exons ATGCAGATGCCTCAGGGGAACCCGCTGCTGTTGTCATATACCCTGCAGGAGCTGCTGGCCAGGGACACCGTGCAGGTGGAGCTCATTCCTGAGAAGAAGGGCCTCTTCCTGAAGCATGTGGAATATGAGGTTTCCAGCCAG GGAGGCCGCTCTGCCCAAGGTGTGAAGGGCTCTGCCTGCTGGTGCTTAAGCCTGGGCCGCAGCCTGGGCCACTCGTTCTATCCTGGACCCCGCTCACCAGAGGTTCCACAGCAGAGGGACATGCCTGGCTTCATGGTTTTCTTt CTCTGCCTTTCCCAGGGCGCCCGGTTCTTGGgatcagactggcttctttcaccaaGCAGTGTTCTTTACAAGCAGTACAGCATATTTAATTTCGTTGCTTGTGCACATGTATCGTGTGAACTCATACAGGAGAGCCAG CGCTTCCAATCCTCCGTGTATAGACGGTACAACGACTTTGTGGTTTTCCATGAGATGCTGCTGCACAGGTTCCCATACCGCATGGTGCCAGCCCTTCCGCCCAAGAGAGTCCTGGGAG CCGACCGGGAGTTCATTGAGTCCCGGCGAAGGGCGTTGAGGCGCTTCATTAACCTGGTGGCCCGGCACCCCCCATTCTCTGAGGACGTGGCTCTCAGGCTGTTCCTGTCCTTTAGTGGCCCT GACGTGCAGAACAAGTTAAAGGAATCCACTCAGTGTGTTGGAGATGAATTCATGAACTGTAAGCTGGCTCCTCGGGCCAAG GACTTCCTCCCGGCTGACATCCAGACTCAGTTTGCCGTCAGCCGGGAGCTCATCCGGAACATCTACAACAGCTTCTACAAGCTTCGAGATCGGGCCGAGCGGATTGCATCGAGGGCCATTGACAATGCTGCTGACCTTCTCGTATTTGGGAAGGAGCTGAG tgcTTTGGGGTCTGACACAACCCCACTCCCGTCCTGGGCCGCTCTGAACAGCAGCACGTGGGGGTCCCTTAAACAGGCACTGAAAGGCCTGTCTGTTGAATTTGCGCTGCTTGCCGACAAGGCTGCCCAGCAG GGCAAACAGGAGGAGAATGATGTGGTGGAGAAACTAAACCTCTTCTTGGATCTGCTCCAGTCCTATAAA GACCTTTGTGAGCGGCATGAGAAGGGTGTGCTACATAAGCACCAGCGTGCCCTACACAAGTACAGCTTGATGAAGAGGCAGATGATGAGCGCTGCTGTGCAGAGCCGGGAGCCTGACTCTGTGGAGCAGCTGGAGTCCCGCATTGTGGAG CAGGAGAATGCCATCCAGACCATGGAGCTCCGGAGCTACTTCTCCCTGTACTGTCTGCACCAGGAGATGCAGCTGGTCCACGTCTACTTGCCTCTCACGTCCCACATTCTCGGTGCCTTTGTCAACTCTCAGATCCAAGGGCACAAGGAG atGAGCAAAGTGTGGAACGACCTGAAGCCCAAGCTAAACTGCCTCTTCGCTGGACCCAACAGCTCCCTAACCCTGCCGAGGTCCCCGCAGGACGGCGTGTCTCCTCACTAG